ACTACCAACAGTTTCGCCATCTCAGATATTCTCCTTTCTGGTCAAAAGCCTGATGCTATACGTGTTGCCACCCCCGGGACGGCTGAATATGGTTAAGGAATTTCCCTGCCGCTCCAGGATGGACTTGCACAGGGACAGGCCCACCCCCTCGCCAAGTTCCTGGGTCTGGAAGAAGGGGGCGATAAGCGCCTCCTGCGCAGTCTGGGTGAGCGGCTTGCCGTCGTCGCTGATGCGCAGCAGCACCCCGTCCCCGTCCAGTACGCTCTCGATACGCAGTTCCCCGCCCGGGTCCATGGCAGCCAGCGCCTGGGTGGTGATGGTCTTCAGGCAGTAGCTGATCTGCTTGTAGTCGATGCGCACCATGGGAAGCTCCGGGGCGAGTTCCAGGCGACAATGCACCCCGGCCTGTTCCAGCGTCCCCTCCAGTTCCCCCATCGCCTTGCCCACCAGTTCGTTCAGGTCCCAGAAGTCGGTGACCGGGAACAGGGACTCGGAGTAGTCGAGCACCTCGCTCAGCACGTCCTCGAGCTGCCGGGTCTCGCGCACGATCGACTCCAGGTAGCCGCGCTTGTCATCCCCGTCCGGGGTCCCTTTCAACAGGGTCCGGGCGAAGCCGCCGATCACCATGAGCGGATTCCTGATGGAGTGGGCGATGCTGGAGGTGATCTTGCCCACCAGCGCCATCTTCTCCATCTTTACGATCAGCTCCTGCTGTTCGCGCAGCTTCACGTTGGCGGCCTTCTGCTTGGCCACCTCCTCCTGGAGCCGCTCGTACAGGGAGGCGCGCTCCAGGGCAAAGGCAACCGGGAAGGCGAAGGTCTCCAGCGACTGCATGTCCTGCAGGGTGATCGGCTTGTGGGTGATGCAGTTGTCGGCGATGATGACGCCTATGCGGCGGTTCCTGGAGATAAGCGGCATGACCAGAAAGGTATCAACCC
This window of the Geomonas agri genome carries:
- a CDS encoding sensor histidine kinase yields the protein MDWECCWSREQIEPENCPYIGEGEEDLLVFQRRRIVEKCVECPRFKNDLARMKGSGYPLSDVLPYILTEFQEQKTQMGAMLSFLNSKTREIKFLREVGLVLQTSLDLDEVLSIAMTAITAGKGFGMNRAFLLMTDKDRRHIRGYLGVGPKDYEEAWRTWEDISRSNFTLRQLARDFQKTKLTSEKVKFHDILNQLTVPLSDQGHIFNRALTGKKPILVENALNNPDLDRGLARILGVDTFLVMPLISRNRRIGVIIADNCITHKPITLQDMQSLETFAFPVAFALERASLYERLQEEVAKQKAANVKLREQQELIVKMEKMALVGKITSSIAHSIRNPLMVIGGFARTLLKGTPDGDDKRGYLESIVRETRQLEDVLSEVLDYSESLFPVTDFWDLNELVGKAMGELEGTLEQAGVHCRLELAPELPMVRIDYKQISYCLKTITTQALAAMDPGGELRIESVLDGDGVLLRISDDGKPLTQTAQEALIAPFFQTQELGEGVGLSLCKSILERQGNSLTIFSRPGGGNTYSIRLLTRKENI